From a region of the Paenibacillus sp. FSL R10-2734 genome:
- a CDS encoding PFL family protein, with translation MSLVEVQETNKMIREMNLDVRTITMGISLMDCAHTDMRTFNQNVYDKITRSAEKLVKTGEDLERQFGVPIVNKRISVTPIAIAAGAVKTDTYVPVAEILDKAAKEVGVNFIGGFSALVQKGCTKGDRILIDSIPEALAVTERVCSSVNVGSSRSGINMDAVKLMGDIIIQTAERTKDRDSIGCAKLVVFCNAVEDNPFMAGAFHGVGERECVINVGVSGPGVIKRALEEVKGQDFETLCETIKRTAFKVTRVGQLVAQEASKRMNVPFGIIDLSLAPTPEIGDSIAEIFQVMGLEEAGAPGTTAALAILNDNVKKGGVMASSYVGGLSGAFIPVSEDHGMIQAVQRGALTLEKLEAMTCVCSVGLDMIAIPGSTTKETISGIIADEAAIGMVNNKTTAVRVIPVIGKDVGEIVEFGGLLGYAPVMAVNGFNCANFVNRGGRIPAPIHSFKN, from the coding sequence ATATCACTGGTGGAAGTACAAGAAACGAATAAGATGATCCGTGAAATGAATCTGGATGTGCGTACCATAACGATGGGGATCAGCCTCATGGATTGTGCCCATACAGATATGAGAACCTTTAACCAAAATGTATACGACAAGATTACTAGATCCGCCGAGAAGCTTGTCAAAACAGGTGAAGATCTAGAAAGACAATTCGGTGTTCCGATTGTTAATAAACGGATTTCTGTGACTCCTATTGCTATTGCCGCTGGAGCAGTAAAGACGGATACGTATGTACCTGTAGCGGAAATTTTGGACAAGGCTGCCAAAGAAGTTGGTGTTAACTTTATTGGTGGCTTCTCTGCACTTGTGCAAAAAGGCTGCACCAAAGGCGATCGCATTCTAATCGACAGTATCCCAGAAGCGCTGGCAGTCACTGAAAGAGTCTGCTCCTCCGTCAACGTTGGCTCCTCCAGAAGTGGAATCAATATGGATGCTGTCAAATTAATGGGTGACATCATTATTCAAACTGCGGAACGCACTAAAGATCGGGATTCCATCGGCTGTGCAAAGCTGGTTGTCTTCTGTAATGCCGTCGAGGATAATCCTTTTATGGCAGGGGCATTTCACGGTGTTGGTGAACGGGAATGTGTCATCAATGTAGGTGTCAGCGGTCCAGGTGTAATCAAGCGTGCGTTAGAGGAAGTGAAAGGACAGGACTTCGAAACCCTGTGTGAAACGATCAAACGGACTGCGTTTAAAGTTACGCGTGTGGGACAACTAGTTGCACAGGAAGCGTCCAAACGGATGAACGTACCTTTTGGGATTATCGATCTATCTCTGGCTCCAACACCAGAAATTGGCGACTCCATTGCGGAGATCTTTCAAGTCATGGGTCTGGAAGAAGCTGGCGCACCAGGAACAACAGCCGCTCTGGCAATTCTAAATGACAATGTTAAAAAAGGTGGCGTTATGGCTTCCTCCTATGTCGGCGGACTAAGTGGAGCTTTTATTCCGGTCAGTGAAGACCACGGAATGATTCAGGCCGTTCAGCGTGGTGCCCTTACTCTCGAGAAGCTAGAAGCCATGACCTGTGTATGTTCTGTAGGATTGGACATGATTGCTATACCGGGAAGTACCACCAAAGAGACGATCTCTGGCATCATCGCTGATGAAGCTGCGATTGGAATGGTCAATAACAAAACAACTGCTGTTCGCGTCATTCCTGTCATCGGCAAGGATGTTGGCGAAATCGTCGAATTCGGCGGCCTCCTTGGATATGCACCAGTAATGGCTGTTAACGGCTTCAACTGCGCGAACTTCGTTAACCGAGGCGGACGAATTCCCGCTCCAATTCACAGCTTTAAAAATTAA
- a CDS encoding ACT domain-containing protein, giving the protein MKGIITVLGKDKVGIIAKVCTYLAEHNLNILDISQTIVQDYFNMMMIVDISASTKAFEDIVEDLHLLGESIGVEIKLQHEDIFNIMHRI; this is encoded by the coding sequence ATGAAGGGAATTATTACTGTATTAGGAAAAGACAAAGTAGGGATTATTGCCAAGGTATGTACATATCTTGCCGAGCACAATTTGAACATTCTGGATATTTCTCAGACGATTGTACAAGATTATTTTAACATGATGATGATTGTAGACATTTCTGCCTCGACTAAAGCTTTTGAGGATATTGTTGAGGATTTGCATTTGCTCGGCGAATCGATCGGCGTGGAAATCAAGCTTCAGCATGAGGATATTTTTAATATTATGCACCGCATTTAG